Proteins encoded within one genomic window of Pigmentiphaga sp. H8:
- the trxB gene encoding thioredoxin-disulfide reductase: MSQDKHAKVLVLGSGPAGYTAAVYAARANLSPMLITGVEQGGQLMTTTEVDNWPADVNGVQGPELMQRFQQHAERFNTDIVFDHIHTAHLDQRPFKLEGDSGTYTCDALVIATGASAKYLGLPSEENYKGRGVSGCATCDGFFYKNQDVAVVGGGNTAVEEALYLANICRTVTLIHRRDKFRAEPIMVDKLNEKVQEGRVILKLFNELQEVLGDDSGVTGARLRDNQTGQTEDIAVTGVFIAIGHQPNTGIFKGQVEMKDDYIITRSGLNGLATMTSVPGVFAAGDVQDHVYRQAITSAGTGCMAALDAQRWLDGEAV, translated from the coding sequence ATGAGCCAAGACAAACACGCCAAAGTCCTCGTCCTCGGGTCGGGGCCGGCCGGGTATACCGCCGCCGTCTACGCCGCCCGGGCCAACCTCTCGCCCATGCTGATCACCGGTGTCGAACAGGGTGGCCAGCTGATGACGACGACCGAGGTGGACAACTGGCCCGCCGACGTCAATGGCGTCCAGGGGCCGGAACTGATGCAGCGCTTCCAGCAGCATGCCGAGCGCTTCAACACCGACATCGTCTTCGACCACATCCATACCGCGCACCTGGACCAGCGGCCGTTCAAGCTGGAGGGCGACTCGGGCACCTATACCTGCGACGCGCTGGTCATCGCCACCGGCGCCTCGGCCAAGTACCTGGGCCTGCCGTCGGAAGAGAACTACAAGGGCCGCGGCGTCTCGGGCTGCGCGACCTGCGACGGGTTCTTCTACAAGAACCAGGACGTCGCCGTGGTCGGCGGCGGCAACACGGCCGTGGAAGAGGCGTTGTACCTGGCCAACATCTGCCGCACCGTCACCCTGATCCACCGCCGCGACAAGTTCCGCGCCGAGCCCATCATGGTCGACAAGCTCAACGAGAAGGTCCAGGAAGGCCGCGTGATCCTGAAGCTCTTCAACGAGCTGCAGGAGGTGCTGGGCGACGATTCGGGCGTGACCGGGGCGCGCCTGCGCGACAACCAGACCGGCCAGACCGAGGACATCGCCGTCACCGGCGTGTTCATCGCCATCGGCCACCAGCCCAACACCGGCATCTTCAAGGGCCAGGTGGAAATGAAGGACGACTACATCATCACCCGCAGCGGCCTGAACGGGCTGGCCACGATGACCTCGGTCCCCGGCGTGTTCGCCGCCGGCGACGTGCAGGACCACGTGTACCGCCAGGCCATCACCAGCGCCGGCACTGGCTGCATGGCGGCCCTGGACGCCCAGCGCTGGCTGGATGGCGAAGCTGTATAA
- a CDS encoding DNA translocase FtsK — MARTATAGNTRNSQNTGNSTGALPGRLSRLFREARWILFAALAVYLTLVLATYNSGDPGWSHAVQIDHVHNSGGRFGAWLADLILFLIGASAWWFVVLLLQRVYASYLRLAHQFLRGGSESDVPQRVRWEQGLGFCALMTGSVGLEALRLRSFGESLPHGSGGMIGESIAKYASSSFGYTGATLLLLVLFAIGASLFFGFSWLVVAEKIGSWLELGLRGVRNSWQAREDRKVGEVAVQARAEVVVAKQEKLVHEQPVRIEPAVTVVPKSERVEKEKQQALFAEITDSQLPPLSLLDPPPPAQETVSTETLEFTSRLIEKKLADFGVQVSVVTAQAGPVITRYEIEPAVGVKGSQIVNLAKDLARALSLVSIRVVETIPGKNLMGLELPNLRRQTVKLSEILGSQTYHGSSSVLTMALGKDIAGKPVVADLAKMPHLLVAGTTGSGKSVGINAMILSLLYKADPSQVRLILIDPKMLEMSVYEGIPHLLAPVVTDMRQAANALNWCVAEMDKRYRLMSKMGVRNLAGYNTKIHDAIKREEPIPNPFSLTPDSPEPLQPLPMVVVVIDELADLMMVVGKKIEELIARLAQKARAAGIHLILATQRPSVDVITGLIKANIPTRISFQVSSKIDSRTILDQMGAEALLGQGDMLYMPPGSGLPTRVHGAFVTDDEVHRVVEQLKSQGEPNYEESILEGSIEGETGDGLGSVTGMGDAESDPMYDQAVEVVLKHRRASISLVQRHLRIGYNRAARLLEQMERSGMVSAMQSNGNREILAPASQDE; from the coding sequence ATGGCACGTACCGCTACCGCGGGGAATACCCGCAATTCGCAGAACACCGGCAATTCGACCGGTGCCTTGCCCGGCCGCCTGTCCCGCCTGTTCCGCGAGGCGCGCTGGATCCTGTTCGCCGCCCTGGCGGTCTATCTGACCCTGGTGCTGGCTACCTACAACTCGGGCGATCCGGGGTGGTCGCACGCCGTGCAGATCGACCATGTCCACAACAGCGGGGGCCGTTTCGGCGCCTGGCTGGCGGATCTCATCCTGTTCCTGATCGGCGCCTCGGCCTGGTGGTTCGTCGTGCTGTTGTTGCAGCGAGTCTACGCCAGCTACCTGCGCCTGGCCCACCAGTTCCTGCGCGGCGGCTCCGAATCCGACGTGCCCCAGCGGGTGCGCTGGGAGCAGGGCCTGGGATTTTGCGCCCTGATGACCGGCTCGGTCGGGCTCGAGGCGCTGCGCCTGCGGTCCTTCGGCGAATCCTTGCCGCACGGCAGCGGCGGCATGATAGGCGAGAGCATCGCCAAGTACGCCTCGTCCTCGTTCGGCTATACCGGCGCGACCCTGCTGCTGCTGGTCCTGTTCGCCATCGGCGCCAGCCTGTTCTTCGGCTTCTCGTGGCTGGTGGTGGCCGAGAAGATCGGCTCCTGGCTGGAGCTGGGGCTGCGCGGCGTCAGGAACTCCTGGCAGGCCCGCGAAGACCGCAAGGTGGGAGAGGTGGCCGTGCAGGCCCGCGCCGAGGTCGTGGTCGCCAAGCAGGAAAAACTGGTCCACGAGCAGCCGGTGCGCATCGAGCCGGCGGTTACCGTGGTACCCAAGTCCGAGCGCGTCGAGAAGGAAAAGCAGCAGGCTCTGTTCGCCGAGATCACCGACAGCCAGTTGCCGCCGCTCAGCCTGCTCGATCCGCCGCCGCCGGCCCAGGAAACCGTTTCCACCGAGACCCTGGAGTTCACCTCGCGCCTGATCGAGAAGAAGCTGGCCGACTTCGGCGTCCAGGTCTCCGTCGTTACCGCGCAGGCCGGCCCGGTCATCACCCGCTACGAGATCGAGCCGGCGGTGGGCGTCAAGGGCAGCCAGATCGTCAACCTGGCCAAGGACCTGGCGCGGGCGCTGAGCCTGGTCAGCATCCGGGTGGTCGAGACCATCCCCGGCAAGAACCTGATGGGCCTGGAACTGCCCAACCTGCGGCGCCAGACCGTCAAGCTGTCCGAGATCCTGGGCTCGCAAACCTACCACGGCAGCTCGTCGGTGCTGACCATGGCGCTGGGCAAGGACATCGCCGGCAAGCCGGTGGTGGCCGACCTGGCCAAGATGCCCCACCTGCTGGTGGCCGGCACGACCGGTTCGGGCAAGTCGGTGGGGATCAACGCCATGATCCTGTCGCTGCTGTACAAGGCCGACCCCAGCCAGGTGCGCCTGATCCTGATCGATCCGAAGATGCTCGAAATGAGCGTCTACGAAGGCATCCCGCACCTCCTGGCGCCGGTCGTGACCGACATGCGCCAGGCCGCCAACGCGCTGAACTGGTGCGTGGCCGAGATGGACAAGCGCTACCGGCTGATGAGCAAGATGGGCGTGCGCAACCTGGCCGGCTACAACACCAAGATCCACGACGCCATCAAGCGCGAGGAGCCCATCCCCAATCCGTTCTCGCTCACGCCCGATTCGCCCGAGCCGCTCCAGCCGCTGCCCATGGTGGTGGTGGTGATCGACGAGCTGGCCGACCTGATGATGGTGGTGGGCAAGAAGATCGAGGAACTGATCGCCCGCCTGGCGCAGAAGGCCCGCGCCGCCGGCATCCACCTGATCCTGGCCACCCAGCGGCCCAGCGTGGACGTGATCACCGGCCTGATCAAGGCCAACATTCCGACCCGGATCTCGTTCCAGGTCTCGTCCAAGATCGATTCGCGCACCATCCTCGACCAGATGGGCGCCGAGGCGCTGCTGGGCCAGGGCGACATGCTGTACATGCCGCCGGGCTCGGGCCTGCCCACCCGCGTCCATGGCGCGTTCGTGACCGACGACGAAGTGCACCGGGTGGTCGAGCAGTTGAAGTCGCAGGGCGAGCCCAACTACGAGGAAAGCATCCTGGAAGGCTCCATCGAGGGCGAGACCGGCGATGGCCTGGGCAGCGTGACCGGCATGGGCGACGCGGAATCCGACCCCATGTACGACCAGGCGGTGGAAGTGGTGCTCAAGCACCGCCGCGCCTCGATATCGCTGGTGCAGCGCCACCTGCGCATCGGTTACAACCGTGCCGCCCGCTTACTCGAACAGATGGAGCGTTCGGGTATGGTTTCCGCCATGCAGTCCAACGGCAACCGGGAAATCCTCGCCCCCGCCAGCCAGGACGAATGA
- the lolA gene encoding outer membrane lipoprotein chaperone LolA, which yields MTFVSKTTAFLARAAAGAGLAAALALPGAALAGAIDQLHAFASKTQSARGSFSQVTRGSSGQAAPAQSGSFSFQRPGRFRWEVAKPYEQLIVSDGKQLFQYDPDLSQVTVRDVGQAIGSSPAQILFGSGSLEQSFNVAEQPERDGLQWLRATPKTPDAGFSRVDIAFKDGLPARLELLDAFGQTTAITFSGIARNPQLPQDSFHFTAPAGVDVVRMGGQAPAGGR from the coding sequence ATGACGTTTGTTTCCAAGACCACCGCCTTCCTGGCCCGCGCCGCTGCCGGCGCCGGCCTGGCCGCGGCCCTGGCCCTGCCGGGCGCCGCGCTGGCGGGCGCCATCGACCAGTTGCATGCCTTCGCAAGCAAGACCCAGTCCGCGCGCGGCAGCTTCTCGCAGGTCACGCGCGGATCCTCGGGGCAGGCGGCGCCGGCGCAGTCCGGCAGCTTCTCGTTCCAGCGCCCCGGGCGCTTCCGCTGGGAAGTGGCCAAGCCGTACGAACAACTGATTGTCTCGGATGGCAAGCAGTTGTTTCAGTACGACCCCGACCTGAGCCAGGTCACCGTTCGCGACGTGGGCCAGGCCATCGGTTCCTCGCCGGCGCAGATCCTGTTCGGATCGGGCTCGCTGGAGCAATCCTTCAACGTGGCCGAGCAGCCCGAGCGCGACGGCCTGCAGTGGCTGCGCGCCACGCCCAAGACCCCGGACGCGGGCTTCTCGCGCGTGGACATCGCCTTCAAGGACGGCCTGCCGGCCCGCCTGGAGCTGCTGGACGCCTTCGGCCAGACCACCGCCATCACCTTCAGCGGCATCGCCCGCAATCCGCAACTGCCGCAGGACAGCTTCCACTTCACGGCGCCCGCCGGCGTGGACGTGGTGCGCATGGGCGGACAGGCGCCTGCCGGCGGCCGCTGA